A single region of the Malus sylvestris chromosome 8, drMalSylv7.2, whole genome shotgun sequence genome encodes:
- the LOC126633225 gene encoding pentatricopeptide repeat-containing protein At1g19720 isoform X3: MENFTIPCKSSPPTAIVPPKFSNPSEFSPRQTKPTISFSRKTLPKCSDSHLNYLCKNGQLTKAVTVLESIAKSGSKVTSTTYMNLLQSCIDTNCIQLGRKIHERIDVVEELNPFVETKLVSMYAKCGFLDDARKVFYAMRERNLYSWSAMIGACVRDQRWKEVVELFYSMMRDGVLPDYFLFPKILQACGNCRNLEATKLIHSIVVRCNLSSCIQVNNSILAVYAKCGKLKWARRFFDDMDEKDGVSWNAIISGYCHKGETEEAQRLFDAMSKEGIEPGLVTWNTLIASHNQLGHCDVAMELMRRMESCGITPDVYTWTSMISGFAQNNRKNQSLDLLKKMLLAGVQPNGITITSAISACTSLKSLNKGLEIYSIAIKMGFIDDVLVGNALIGMFSKCGELEAAQKVFVRIPEKDVYTWNSMIGGYCQARYCGKAYELFMKMQESDVHPNAVTWNVMITGYMQSGDADQAMDLFQRMEKDGKAKRNTASWNSLVSGYLQLGEKDKALGVFRQMQAYCVNPNSVTILSVLPACANLVATKKTLHLTFLIS; the protein is encoded by the exons ATGGAGAATTTTACAATCCCCTGCAAATCAAGCCCTCCAACGGCCATCGTTCCCCCCAAATTTAGCAACCCATCTGAATTCTCACCACGACAAACCAAACCCACAATCTCTTTTTCCAGAAAAACCCTCCCAAAATGCTCAGACTCTCACTTGAATTACCTCTGCAAGAATGGCCAGCTCACCAAGGCCGTCACGGTTCTTGAATCCATTGCCAAAAGTGGGTCGAAGGTAACTTCCACTACCTACATGAATTTACTTCAATCTTGCATTGACACCAATTGTATTCAACTGGGTCGGAAGATCCATGAGCGTATTGATGTAGTTGAGGAATTGAACCCTTTTGTTGAAACGAAGTTGGTGAGTATGTATGCGAAATGCGGGTTTTTGGATGATGCGCGCAAGGTATTCTACGCAATGCGTGAGAGAAATTTGTACTCTTGGTCTGCCATGATCGGTGCGTGTGTCAGAGACCAGAGGTGGAAAGAGGTGGTGGAGCTTTTTTACTCGATGATGAGAGATGGGGTTTTGCCGGATTACTTTCTGTTTCCTAAGATATTGCAGGCTTGTGGGAATTGTAGGAATTTAGAGGCCACAAAATTGATACATTCCATTGTGGTTCGGTGTAACTTGAGTAGTTGTATTCAAGTGAACAATTCGATACTGGCAGTGTACGCAAAGTGTGGAAAATTGAAGTGGGCAAGGAGGTTTTTTGACGACATGGATGAGAAGGATGGGGTGAGTTGGAATGCAATTATATCTGGTTATTGCCACAAAGGTGAGACTGAAGAAGCACAGAGACTGTTTGATGCGATGAGCAAAGAAGGGATTGAACCGGGGTTGGTAACTTGGAATACATTGATTGCTAGTCATAACCAGTTAGGGCATTGTGATGTCGCTATGGAACTGATGAGGAGGATGGAGAGCTGTGGGATAACTCCTGATGTATATACTTGGACTTCTATGATTTCGGGGTTTGCTCAAAACAACAGGAAAAATCAGTCTTTGGATTTGTTGAAGAAGATGCTTTTGGCAGGGGTACAACCAAATGGGATTACAATCACTAGTGCAATCTCAGCTTGCACATCTTTAAAATCACTCAACAAAGGGTTGGAAATCTATTCTATTGCTATAAAGATGGGTTTCATTGATGACGTACTGGTCGGAAATGCGCTCATTGGTATGTTTTCAAAATGTGGGGAACTGGAAGCTGCTCAGAAGGTCTTTGTTAGGATCCCAGAGAAAGATGTCTATACCTGGAACTCAATGATAGGAGGATATTGCCAAGCTAGATACTGTGGTAAGGCCTATGAACTATTCATGAAGATGCAGGAATCAGATGTGCATCCCAATGCTGTGACCTGGAATGTGATGATCACAGGATACATGCAGAGCGGAGATGCAGATCAAGCAATGGACCTCTTCCAAAGGATGGAAAAAGACGGGAAAGCTAAACGAAATACAGCATCTTGGAACTCTCTTGTCTCTGGCTACCTGCAACTTGGGGAGAAAGACAAGGCACTTGGGGTATTCAGGCAGATGCAGGCCTACTGTGTTAATCCCAATTCTGTTACTATATTGAGTGTCCTGCCTGCTTGTGCGAATTTAGTTGCCACGAAAAAG ACATTGCACTTGACCTTTTTGATCAGCTGA